One window of Medicago truncatula cultivar Jemalong A17 chromosome 2, MtrunA17r5.0-ANR, whole genome shotgun sequence genomic DNA carries:
- the LOC11433599 gene encoding DELLA protein 2-like — protein sequence MENLYNLGDFSFNIVEDKLSSSNDTFWETKGHNEMKNVQFSVAEDLGDYNGIESLCSNFGFFQDDPSYQENEFLKFHHQQQESYQDYETFDNLHFDMVHFGDTKKDQPFYQTPLAPVDILKNYGKGFKRLLPDDEGNILHPVNDFGLVTNNENEKKLLSTIEIMKMAGTRFIQSSSSSKSASGLILNHPFGFSFSGLSDEEKENVSLAESLLACAEKVGYQQYERARKLLSQIESLSSKTGNPVKRVVHYFAEALCQRIDKETGRFSVSSNNMQKMESLFDPQEVSKDLNPAMIALYEDLPFSQVSIFTCVQALLENVNDAKKIHVIDLEIRKGCQWTILMQALQSRNECPLELLKITAIESGNSDTSKHIVEDTGKRLKDFAQSLNIPFSFDIVVVSDLLHIREELFKIDSEETVAVYSQFALRSKIQQPDKLETIMRVIRTINPIVMVVAEIEANHNSKSFVNRFIEALFYFSAYFDCFETCMKGDEKNRFILESMYFSHGIRNIVAEEGAERKSRNVKIDVWRAFFTRFGMVETELSMKSLYQAELVAKRFACGYACTFDMNGHCLLVGWKGTPINSVSVWKFI from the coding sequence atggAAAACTTATACAATTTGGGTGACTTCAGTTTCAATATAGTTGAGGATAAACTTAGTTCATCCAATGATACATTTTGGGAAACCAAAGGGcataatgaaatgaaaaatgtaCAATTTTCTGTAGCAGAAGATCTAGGAGACTATAATGGAATTGAGTCTCTTTGCTCTAATTTTGGTTTCTTTCAAGATGATCCATCATATCAAGAAAATGAGTTCCTAAAGtttcatcaccaacaacaagaatcataTCAAGATTATGAAACTTTTGATAACCTACACTTTGACATGGTTCACTTTGGTGACACAAAAAAGGACCAACCATTCTACCAAACTCCTTTAGCACCAGTTGACATATTGAAGAATTATGGCAAAGGATTCAAGAGGCTATTACCTGATGATGAAGGAAATATCCTTCATCCGGTTAATGACTTTGGTTTAGTCACAAataatgaaaatgagaaaaagttgTTGTCAACTATAGAGATCATGAAGATGGCTGGAACAAGGTTCATACAATCATCGTCTTCGTCAAAATCTGCATCAGGTTTGATTCTTAATCAcccttttggtttttctttctcCGGTTTATCtgatgaagagaaagaaaatgtttcGCTTGCTGAATCACTCTTAGCTTGTGCTGAGAAAGTCGGATATCAACAATATGAACGCGCTAGAAAATTGTTATCACAAATCGAGTCTTTATCTTCGAAGACAGGTAACCCGGTTAAGCGTGTGGTTCATTATTTTGCTGAAGCTCTTTGTCAAAGAATCGACAAAGAAACAGGACGATTTTCTGTTTCATCCAACAATATGCAAAAGATGGAATCTTTATTTGATCCTCAAGAGGTTAGCAAGGATCTAAACCCGGCCATGATCGCGCTTTACGAAGATCTTCCATTCAGTCAAGTTTCAATATTCACTTGTGTACAAGCTTTATTGGAAAATGTAAATGATGCAAAGAAGATTCATGTTATTGATCTCGAAATTCGAAAAGGGTGTCAATGGACAATCCTTATGCAAGCACTTCAATCGAGAAACGAATGTCCACTCGAGCTTCTAAAGATAACAGCTATTGAGAGCGGAAACTCAGACACTTCAAAGCATATAGTTGAGGACACTGGTAAAAGATTGAAGGATTTCGCGCAAAGTTTAAACATACCTTTTTCGTTCGATATAGTTGTTGTATCTGATTTGTTACATATAAGAGAAGAACTTTTCAAGATAGATTCGGAAGAAACAGTCGCGGTTTATTCTCAATTTGCGCTTAGAAGCAAGATTCAACAACCAGACAAACTCGAAACAATCATGAGAGTGATTAGAACCATAAATCCTATAGTAATGGTTGTCGCCGAGATTGAAGCTAATCACAATTCCAAATCTTTTGTGAACCGTTTCATTGAAGCACTTTTTTACTTTAGTgcatattttgattgttttgagACTTGTATGAAAGGTGATGAGAAGAACAGATTTATACTAGAGTCAATGTATTTTAGTCATGGTATTAGGAATATTGTGGCTGAAGAAGGAGCTGAAAGAAAGAGTAGGAATGTAAAGATTGATGTGTGGAGAGCATTTTTCACAAGATTTGGAATGGTGGAAACAGAATTGAGTATGAAGTCTTTGTATCAAGCTGAATTAGTGGCTAAAAGATTTGCTTGTGGATATGCTTGCACATTTGATATGAATGGTCATTGTCTTCTTGTTGGATGGAAAGGAACACCAATTAATTCTGTTTCTGTTTGGAAATTCATCTGA
- the LOC11413902 gene encoding DELLA protein RGL2 — MENLCNFGDLSFNIVEDKLSSSNDIFWETNKLSEMKNVKFSVEEDLGDYNGIESLCSNFGFFQDDPSQEDELLLSTDQQKYHQQPYQDYESFDNLHFDMVQFDEQQCPTKNPPLCDTKKDQQFYQTPPIEILKNYGKGFKRLSPDEGKIHHPENESKLSTEDIMKIAGTRFIQSSSLSESASGLILDHPFGFSFSGLSDEEKEDVSLAESLLACAEKVGYQQYERARKLLLQIESLSSKTGNPVKRVVHYFAEALRQRIDKETGRVSVSTNNMKKMGPLFDPQEVTKDLNPALVAFFQDLPFCKISMFTCVQTLIENVTNAKKIHVIDLEIRKGLQWTILMQALQSRNKCPVELLKITAIVTGNIETLKNIVEDTGKRLKDFARYLNIPFLFDTIIVSDLLHLREDLFKIDSEETVAVYSQFALQSKIQQSDQLETIMRVVRTINPKVMVVAEIEANHNSKSFVNRFIEALFYFSAFFDCFEDCMKDDENRMILESKYFGHGIRNMVAEEGAERKSRNVKIDVWRAFFARFGMVETELSMMSLYQAELMAKRFPCGISCTFDMNGHCLLVGWKGTPINSVSVWKFI, encoded by the coding sequence ATGGAAAACTTGTGCAATTTTGGTGACTTGAGTTTCAATATAGTTGAGGATAAACTTAGTTCATCCAATGATATTTTTTGGGAAACCAACAAACTTAgtgaaatgaaaaatgttaaattttctGTAGAAGAAGATCTAGGAGACTACAATGGAATTGAGTCTCTTTGCTCTAATTTTGGTTTCTTTCAAGATGATCCATCACAAGAAGATGAGCTTCTTCTTTCCACTGATCAACAAAAGTATCATCAACAACCATATCAAGATTACGAATCTTTTGATAATCTACACTTTGACATGGTTCAATTTGATGAACAACAATGTCCAACAAAAAACCCTCCACTTTGTGACACAAAAAAAGATCAACAATTCTACCAAACTCCACCAATTGAGATATTGAAGAATTATGGCAAAGGATTTAAGAGGTTATCACCTGATGAAGGAAAAATCCATCATCCTGAAAATGAGAGTAAGCtgtcaactgaagatatcatgaAGATAGCTGGAACAAGGTTCATACAATCATCATCTTTGTCGGAATCTGCATCAGGTTTGATTCTTGATCAcccttttggtttttctttctcTGGTTTATCtgatgaagagaaagaagatgtTTCACTTGCTGAATCACTCTTAGCTTGTGCTGAGAAAGTTGGATATCAACAATATGAACGCGCTAGAAAATTGTTATTACAAATTGAGTCTTTATCTTCGAAGACAGGTAACCCAGTTAAGCGCGTGGTTCATTATTTTGCCGAAGCTCTTCGACAAAGAATCGACAAAGAAACGGGAAGAGTTTCTGTTTCGACAAACAATATGAAAAAGATGGGACCTTTATTTGATCCTCAAGAGGTAACCAAGGATCTAAATCCAGCCCTTGTCGCGTTTTTTCAAGATCTTCCATTTTGTAAAATTTCCATGTTCACATGTGTACAAACTTTAATAGAAAATGTAACTAATGCTAAGAAGATTCATGTTATTGATCTCGAAATCCGAAAAGGGTTACAATGGACAATCCTAATGCAAGCACTTCAATCGAGAAACAAATGTCCCGTTGAGCTTCTAAAGATAACAGCTATTGTGACTGGAAACATAGAGACTTTGAAGAATATAGTTGAAGACACTGGTAAAAGATTGAAGGATTTTGCGCGATATTTGAACATACCTTTCTTATTCGATACAATTATTGTATCTGATTTATTACATTTAAGAGAAGATCTTTTCAAGATAGACTCTGAGGAAACCGTTGCGGTTTACTCTCAGTTTGCGCTTCAAAGCAAGATTCAACAATCAGACCAACTTGAAACAATCATGAGAGTAGTTAGAACCATAAACCCTAAAGTAATGGTTGTGGCCGAGATTGAAGCTAATCACAATTCTAAATCATTTGTGAACCGTTTCATCGAAGCACTTTTTTACTTCAGTGCATTTTTCGATTGTTTTGAGGATTGTATGAAAGATGATGAGAACAGAATGATTTTAGAATCAAAGTATTTTGGTCATGGAATTAGGAATATGGTGGCTGAAGAAGGAGCTGAAAGAAAGAGTAGAAATGTGAAGATTGATGTGTGGAGAGCATTTTTCGCAAGATTTGGAATGGTGGAAACAGAATTGAGCATGATGTCTTTGTATCAAGCTGAATTGATGGCTAAAAGATTTCCCTGTGGAATTTCTTGCACATTTGATATGAATGGTCATTGTCTTCTTGTTGGATGGAAAGGAACACCAATTAACTCTGTTTCTGTTTGGAAATTCATTTGA
- the LOC11417103 gene encoding DELLA protein RGL1 has product MENLWEFGEFSFDTTKNVKFSVAEDLGDCNGIESLCSNFGFFEDDPSQEEELLLSTNQQKYHHQPYLDYEAFDNFNIDMVHFDEQQCPTRILPFCDRKKDNQYYQPSPLTPVEILKNYGKGFKRLSPDEGKILHPVNDFDLVTDNQNESKLSTGDIMKIAGTRFIQSSSSSESISGLILNHPFGFSFSGLSDEEKEDVSLAESLLACAEKVGYQQFQRARNFLPHISSLSSKTGNPVKRVVHYFAEALFQRIDKETGRVSSNNTQKIETLFDPEEVSKDLNPTLIAFFEELPFVKVSMFTCVQALIENLKDAKKIHVIDLEIRKGLHWTILMQALQSRTECPLELLKITAIATGNTYTSKLIVEDTGKKLEDFAQSLNIPFLFDTIIVSNLSHLREDLFKKDSEETVAVYSQFALRSNIQQSDQLETVMKVVRTINPIVMVVAETEANHNSKSFVNRFIEALFYFSALFDCLEDCMKGDEKNRMIIESLYFSYGIRNILAEGVERKSTDVKIDVWRAFFARFGMVETKLSMKSLYQAELVAKRFPCGNSCTFDMNGHCLLVGWKGTPINSVSVWKFI; this is encoded by the coding sequence ATGGAAAACTTGTGGGAATTTGGTGAGTTCAGTTTTGATACAAcgaaaaatgttaaattttctGTAGCAGAAGATCTAGGAGACTGTAATGGAATTGAGTCTCTTTGCTCTAATTTTGGTTTCTTTGAAGATGATCCATCACAAGAAGAAGAGCTTCTTCTTTCCACTAATCAACAAAAGTATCACCACCAACCATATCTAGATTATGAAGCTTTTGATAACTTCAACATTGACATGGTTCACTTTGATGAACAACAATGTCCTACAAGAATTCTTCCATTTTGTGACAGAAAAAAGGACAATCAATATTACCAACCATCACCTTTAACACCAGTGGAGATATTGAAGAATTACGGCAAAGGATTCAAGAGGTTATCACCTGATGAAGGAAAAATCCTTCATCCTGTTAATGATTTTGATTTAGTCACAGATAATCAAAATGAGAGTAAGTTGTCAACTGGAGATATCATGAAGATAGCTGGAACAAGGTTCATACAATCATCATCTTCCTCAGAATCTATATCAGGTTTGATTCTTAATCAcccttttggtttttctttctcCGGTCTCTCCgatgaagagaaagaagatgtTTCACTTGCTGAATCACTTTTGGCTTGCGCTGAAAAAGTTGGATATCAACAATTTCAACGCGCTAGAAATTTTTTACCACATATCAGCTCTTTATCTTCGAAGACAGGTAATCCTGTTAAGCGTGTGGTTCATTATTTTGCCGAAGCACTTTTCCAAAGAATCGACAAAGAAACAGGTAGAGTTTCATCTAACAATACGCAAAAGATAGAAACTTTATTTGATCCTGAAGAGGTTAGCAAGGATCTAAATCCAACCCTTATTGCATTTTTCGAAGAGCTTCCATTTGTTAAAGTTTCAATGTTCACATGTGTACAAGCTTTAATAGAAAACCTTAAAGATGCAAAGAAGATTCATGTTATTGATCTTGAAATTCGTAAAGGGTTACATTGGACAATCCTAATGCAAGCGCTTCAATCGAGAACAGAATGTCCACTTGAACTTCTAAAGATAACAGCTATTGCCACCGGAAACACATACACTTCAAAGCTTATAGTTGAAGACACCGGCAAAAAATTGGAGGATTTTGCACAAAGTTTGAACATACCTTTTTTGTTCGATACAATTATTGTATCTAACTTGTCACATCTAAGAGAAGATCTTTTCAAGAAAGATTCTGAAGAAACCGTTGCGGTTTACTCTCAATTTGCTCTAAGAAGCAATATTCAACAATCAGACCAACTTGAAACAGTCATGAAAGTTGTTAGAACTATAAATCCTATAGTAATGGTCGTAGCCGAGACTGAAGCTAATCACAATTCTAAATCTTTTGTGAACCGTTTCATTGAAGCACTTTTTTACTTTAGTGCGCTTTTTGATTGTTTGGAAGATTGTATGAAAGGTGATGAGAAGAACAGAATGATTATAGAATCACTGTACTTCAGTTATGGTATTAGGAATATTTTGGCTGAAGGAGTTGAAAGAAAGAGTACAGATGTAAAGATTGATGTGTGGAGAGCATTTTTCGCTAGATTTGGAATGGTGGAAACAAAATTGAGTATGAAGTCTTTGTATCAAGCTGAATTGGTGGCTAAAAGATTTCCTTGTGGAAATTCTTGCACATTTGATATGAATGGTCATTGTCTTCTTGTTGGATGGAAAGGAACACCAATTAACTCTGTTTCTGTTTGGAAATTCATTTGA
- the LOC11417104 gene encoding NADH dehydrogenase [ubiquinone] 1 alpha subcomplex subunit 2 gives MAWRGQLSKNIKELRLLMCQSSPASSSARAFVEKNYKELKTLNPKLPILIRECSGVEPQLWARYDLGVEKGIKLEGMTEPQILKALEDLVKAGQSKA, from the exons ATGGCATGGAGAGGACAACTTTCAAAGAACATCAAAGAGCTTCGACTTCTGATGTGCCAGTCATCACCTGCAAGCTCATCTGCaag GGCTTTTGTTGAAAAGAATTATAAGGAACTGAAGACATTGAACCCAAAACTGCCCATATTGATCCGTGAATGCAGTGGAGTTGAACCCCAATTGTGGGCAAGATATG ATTTGGGTGTTGAGAAAGGCATCAAACTGGAAGGCATGACAGAGCCACAGATTTTGAAGGCACTCGAAGATCTGGTAAAAGCAGGACAATCCAAAGCTTGA